A single genomic interval of Trichosurus vulpecula isolate mTriVul1 chromosome 6, mTriVul1.pri, whole genome shotgun sequence harbors:
- the OTUD4 gene encoding OTU domain-containing protein 4 isoform X1: MEAAVSLPDGGEPGGVAAGAGGSGPGDATPMDAYLRSLGLCRKLIAKDGSCLFRAVAEQVLHSQSRHVEVRMACIHYLRENREKFEAFIEGSFEEYLKRLENPQEWVGQVEISALSLMYRKDFVIYQEPNAAPSHVTENNFPEKVLLCFSNGNHYDIVYPIKYKDSSAMCQSLLYELLYEKVFNTDVSKILMGLEPSVGVVEENIANSEISDSEEESCKGKATTVNDMNGFKSLSGNQHLKNNGNSTCLPISRKVLKSLNPTVYRNVEYEIWLQSKQAQQKRDYSIAAGLQYAVGDKCRVGLDHNGKFQNTDTQERSENGPVFMEELGVKRSSSLKSLKPLQQASSTEGWNMVSSGKKMKKPSTGGQHFQSDIDCRGPKNSNKPIKTPSTLPPRLQHVGTRQHTYSCQSSGLQSQLPSNEHKTQSRTSSQILRKTERERIEDSDHVGRDGSHFGLSPEERREREAFEESRLLYEIQHRDEQAFPALSSSSVGQAAVQTGNTCVQRKPHGSERKGRRRVDTEERRDKDSNPRQTHLDQKLEASTPEFPKNIEDDEKCPPASSPLKSKKIEGPSSAEQNPAEHVLLENPAPLQVPSEVHLPPTVPSLPATVPVWPSEPTTYGPTGVPTQIPVFSVTQTSGPDSTVSQAQLTPAPVTPVPMSIQAVNQPLMPLPQTLSLYQDPLYPGFPLNEKGEQAIAPPHSLCHNGEDLPKDKNILRFFFNLGVKAYSCPMWAPHSYLYPLHQAYIAACRMYPKVQVPVYPHSLWFSEAPSSQSENDCARTDTHFPMPTEATANDRGAQAETGSPTFSSPLVIPTSQMSESQGQMPYQGDIESENPGQLLHADYDESMGGKNIFPQPSFGPNPFLGAVPIASPFFPPLWYGYPFQGFIENPVMRQNVILPPDEKGALDHPLDNPDLSKECSSVSAADQFQEVRGEATLPLPASSVSSKHDGQAEQSLPRTPKGEKAFAPGSVEAKAHLPPQMLNIERESLPLAVEPELVKRTVTNPKERAEKVKDSRATDHLASPVASSVDRVQRAREESSEDENEVSSILKSGRSKQFYNQTFGGRKYKNDWGYSSGRGGYQHSRNDESWKGQANRSREEGYQYHRNFRGRPYRGDRRRSGMGDGHRGQHT; the protein is encoded by the exons GAATGGGTTGGACAAGTGGAAATAAGTGCCCTTTCCCTTATGTACAG gaaAGATTTTGTAATTTATCAGGAACCAAATGCTGCTCCTTCTCATGTAACTGAAAATAACTTTCCTGAAAAG gtATTATTGTGTTTTTCAAATGGAAATCATTATGATATCGTCTATCCCATAAAGTATAAAGACAGTTCTGCTATGTGCCAGT CTCTCCTTTATGAATTGCTCTACGAGAAGGTATTTAATACTGATGTTAGCAAAATCCTGATGGGGCTAGAGCCCTCTGTTGGAGTAGTTGAAGAAAATATTGCTAACAGTGAAATATCAGATTCGGAGGAAGAGAGTTGCAA GGGTAAAGCTACCACAGTTAATGATATGAATGGATTTAAGTCTCTGTCAGGCAATCAG CATCTGAAGAACAATGGCAACTCCACTTGCCTTCCTATATCGAGAAAAGTCCTTAAGTCGCTCAATCCAACTGTCTACAGAAATGTAGAATATGAAATTTGGCTACAGTCTAAACAAG ctcAGCAAAAGCGTGATTATTCCATTGCTGCTGGCTTGCAATATGCAGTTGGAGATAAATGCAGA GTGGGTTTAGATCACAATGGGAAGTTTCAAAATACAGATACTCAAGAACGTTCTGAGAATGGACCAGTATTTATGGAAGAGCTTGGAGTGAA ACGTTCCTCCTCACTGAAGAGCCTTAAACCTCTTCAGCAGGCATCTTCTACAGAAGGTTGGAACATGGTGTCTTcaggaaagaagatgaaaaaaccTTCCACTGGTGGGCAGCATTTTCAGTCTG ACATAGATTGCAGAGGGCCAAAGAATTCAAATAAGCCAATAAAAACCCCATCAACACTACCTCCTCGACTTCAGCATGTGGGAACTCGGCAGCATACATACTCATGTCAGTCTTCTGGGTTACAGTCTCAATTGCCCTCAAATGAGCACAAGACACAGAGCAGGACTTCTTCACAGATTCTAAG AAAAACAGAACGTGAGAGGATTGAGGATTCAGACCACGTTGGCAGAGATGGGAGTCATTTTGGCCTTTCCCCAGAGGAGCGAAGAGAAAGAGAAGCTTTTGAAGAATCACGTTTATTATATGAAATTCAGCACAGAGATGAACAGGCTTTTCCAGCTCTCTCT AGCTCATCAGTTGGGCAGGCAGCTGTTCAGACCGGTAATACTTGTGTGCAGAGAAAACCACATGGGAGCGAGAGAAAAGGAAGGCGAAGAGTTGATACCGAAGAACGGAGAGATAAAg ATTCAAATCCTAGGCAGACACACTTGGATCAAAAACTTGAGGCAAGCACACCGGAG TTTCCAAAGAATATTGAAGATGATGAAAAATGTCCACCAgcttcttcacctttaaaatcGAAGAAGATTGAAGGTCCGTCTTCTGCTGAACAA AATCCAGCAGAGCATGTGTTACTGGAGAATCCAGCTCCCCTTCAGGTTCCTTCAGAGGTGCATCTGCCtcccacagtgccttctttgCCAGCCACTGTGCCAGTCTGGCCAAGTGAACCAACAACTTATGGACCAACAG gTGTTCCTACTCAGATTCCTGTTTTTTCAGTGACACAGACTTCTGGACCAGATTCTACTGTGTCACAAGCTCAGTTAACACCTGCCCCTGTTACTCCTGTTCCCATGTCAATTCAAGCAGTTAATCAACCTTTGATGCCTTTGCCTCAGACATTGAGCCTTTACCAAGACCCTCTGTACCCAGGGTTTCCTCTAAATGAAAAGGGCGAGCAAGCCATTGCCCCACCTCATTCACTCTGTCACAATGGGGAAGATCTACCTAAAG ATAAAAACATTCTACGGTTCTTCTTCAATCTTGGTGTGAAG gCATATAGCTGTCCTATGTGGGCCCCACATTCTTACCTGTACCCTCTGCACCAGGCTTACATAGCTGCTTGCAGGATGTACCCAAAGGTTCAAGTTCCCGTGTATCCTCACAGCCTTTGGTTCTCAGAAGCTCCTTCATCCCAGAGTGAAAATGACTGTGCACGTACAGATACACACTTTCCAATGCCGACTGAAGCTACTGCTAATGATCGTGGGGCACAGGCTGAGACCGGGTCTCCAACATTCTCTTCACCTTTGGTTATCCCAACATCTCAGATGTCGGAGAGCCAAGGACAGATGCCTTATCAGGGCGATATTGAATCTGAGAACCCTGGGCAGTTGCTTCATGCTGATTATGATGAATCAATGGGCGGCAAGAACATATTTCCACAGCCATCCTTTGGACCTAATCCATTTTTAGGAGCAGTCCCCATTgcatctcctttcttccctcctttatgGTATGGATATCCATTTCAGGGTTTCATAGAAAATCCAGTAATGAGGCAGAACGTGATCCTGCCTCCTGATGAGAAAGGAGCACTAGATCACCCTCTGGACAACCCAGATCTGTCTAAAGAATGTAGTTCAGTTTCAGCAGCAGATCAATTTCAGGAAGTGAGAGGTGAAGCCACACTCCCCCTCCCCGCCAGCAGCGTAAGCAGTAAGCACGATGGCCAGGCCGAGCAGTCACTGCCTAGGACGCCTAAAGGGGAGAAAGCTTTTGCTCCCGGTTCCGTAGAAGCGAAGGCTCATCTTCCTCCTCAGATGTTAAACATAGAAAGAGAATCTCTGCCATTAGCTGTAGAACCCGAGCTTGTTAAAAGAACCGTAACCAATCCGAAAGAAAGAGCAGAGAAAGTCAAAGATTCCAGGGCCACTGATCACTTAGCCAGTCCGGTGGCCAGCTCGGTAGACAGGGTACAAAGAGCAAGGGAAGAGAGTTCTGAGGATGAGAACGAAGTGTCCAGTATCCTGAAGAGTGGTAGATCCAAGCAGTTCTACAATCAGACGTTCGGAGGCAGGAAGTATAAAAACGACTGGGGCTATTCTTCTGGTAGAGGAGGGTACCAGCATTCGAGAAATGACGAGTCTTGGAAAGGGCAGGCCAACAGAAGCAGGGAAGAAGGCTATCAGTATCATCGAAACTTTAGAGGGCGACCATACAGGGGAGATAGGAGAAGATCAGGGATGGGAGATGGTCACAGGGGACAGCACACTTAG
- the OTUD4 gene encoding OTU domain-containing protein 4 isoform X2 — MGWTSGNKCPFPYVQVLLCFSNGNHYDIVYPIKYKDSSAMCQSLLYELLYEKVFNTDVSKILMGLEPSVGVVEENIANSEISDSEEESCKGKATTVNDMNGFKSLSGNQHLKNNGNSTCLPISRKVLKSLNPTVYRNVEYEIWLQSKQAQQKRDYSIAAGLQYAVGDKCRVGLDHNGKFQNTDTQERSENGPVFMEELGVKRSSSLKSLKPLQQASSTEGWNMVSSGKKMKKPSTGGQHFQSDIDCRGPKNSNKPIKTPSTLPPRLQHVGTRQHTYSCQSSGLQSQLPSNEHKTQSRTSSQILRKTERERIEDSDHVGRDGSHFGLSPEERREREAFEESRLLYEIQHRDEQAFPALSSSSVGQAAVQTGNTCVQRKPHGSERKGRRRVDTEERRDKDSNPRQTHLDQKLEASTPEFPKNIEDDEKCPPASSPLKSKKIEGPSSAEQNPAEHVLLENPAPLQVPSEVHLPPTVPSLPATVPVWPSEPTTYGPTGVPTQIPVFSVTQTSGPDSTVSQAQLTPAPVTPVPMSIQAVNQPLMPLPQTLSLYQDPLYPGFPLNEKGEQAIAPPHSLCHNGEDLPKDKNILRFFFNLGVKAYSCPMWAPHSYLYPLHQAYIAACRMYPKVQVPVYPHSLWFSEAPSSQSENDCARTDTHFPMPTEATANDRGAQAETGSPTFSSPLVIPTSQMSESQGQMPYQGDIESENPGQLLHADYDESMGGKNIFPQPSFGPNPFLGAVPIASPFFPPLWYGYPFQGFIENPVMRQNVILPPDEKGALDHPLDNPDLSKECSSVSAADQFQEVRGEATLPLPASSVSSKHDGQAEQSLPRTPKGEKAFAPGSVEAKAHLPPQMLNIERESLPLAVEPELVKRTVTNPKERAEKVKDSRATDHLASPVASSVDRVQRAREESSEDENEVSSILKSGRSKQFYNQTFGGRKYKNDWGYSSGRGGYQHSRNDESWKGQANRSREEGYQYHRNFRGRPYRGDRRRSGMGDGHRGQHT, encoded by the exons ATGGGTTGGACAAGTGGAAATAAGTGCCCTTTCCCTTATGTACAG gtATTATTGTGTTTTTCAAATGGAAATCATTATGATATCGTCTATCCCATAAAGTATAAAGACAGTTCTGCTATGTGCCAGT CTCTCCTTTATGAATTGCTCTACGAGAAGGTATTTAATACTGATGTTAGCAAAATCCTGATGGGGCTAGAGCCCTCTGTTGGAGTAGTTGAAGAAAATATTGCTAACAGTGAAATATCAGATTCGGAGGAAGAGAGTTGCAA GGGTAAAGCTACCACAGTTAATGATATGAATGGATTTAAGTCTCTGTCAGGCAATCAG CATCTGAAGAACAATGGCAACTCCACTTGCCTTCCTATATCGAGAAAAGTCCTTAAGTCGCTCAATCCAACTGTCTACAGAAATGTAGAATATGAAATTTGGCTACAGTCTAAACAAG ctcAGCAAAAGCGTGATTATTCCATTGCTGCTGGCTTGCAATATGCAGTTGGAGATAAATGCAGA GTGGGTTTAGATCACAATGGGAAGTTTCAAAATACAGATACTCAAGAACGTTCTGAGAATGGACCAGTATTTATGGAAGAGCTTGGAGTGAA ACGTTCCTCCTCACTGAAGAGCCTTAAACCTCTTCAGCAGGCATCTTCTACAGAAGGTTGGAACATGGTGTCTTcaggaaagaagatgaaaaaaccTTCCACTGGTGGGCAGCATTTTCAGTCTG ACATAGATTGCAGAGGGCCAAAGAATTCAAATAAGCCAATAAAAACCCCATCAACACTACCTCCTCGACTTCAGCATGTGGGAACTCGGCAGCATACATACTCATGTCAGTCTTCTGGGTTACAGTCTCAATTGCCCTCAAATGAGCACAAGACACAGAGCAGGACTTCTTCACAGATTCTAAG AAAAACAGAACGTGAGAGGATTGAGGATTCAGACCACGTTGGCAGAGATGGGAGTCATTTTGGCCTTTCCCCAGAGGAGCGAAGAGAAAGAGAAGCTTTTGAAGAATCACGTTTATTATATGAAATTCAGCACAGAGATGAACAGGCTTTTCCAGCTCTCTCT AGCTCATCAGTTGGGCAGGCAGCTGTTCAGACCGGTAATACTTGTGTGCAGAGAAAACCACATGGGAGCGAGAGAAAAGGAAGGCGAAGAGTTGATACCGAAGAACGGAGAGATAAAg ATTCAAATCCTAGGCAGACACACTTGGATCAAAAACTTGAGGCAAGCACACCGGAG TTTCCAAAGAATATTGAAGATGATGAAAAATGTCCACCAgcttcttcacctttaaaatcGAAGAAGATTGAAGGTCCGTCTTCTGCTGAACAA AATCCAGCAGAGCATGTGTTACTGGAGAATCCAGCTCCCCTTCAGGTTCCTTCAGAGGTGCATCTGCCtcccacagtgccttctttgCCAGCCACTGTGCCAGTCTGGCCAAGTGAACCAACAACTTATGGACCAACAG gTGTTCCTACTCAGATTCCTGTTTTTTCAGTGACACAGACTTCTGGACCAGATTCTACTGTGTCACAAGCTCAGTTAACACCTGCCCCTGTTACTCCTGTTCCCATGTCAATTCAAGCAGTTAATCAACCTTTGATGCCTTTGCCTCAGACATTGAGCCTTTACCAAGACCCTCTGTACCCAGGGTTTCCTCTAAATGAAAAGGGCGAGCAAGCCATTGCCCCACCTCATTCACTCTGTCACAATGGGGAAGATCTACCTAAAG ATAAAAACATTCTACGGTTCTTCTTCAATCTTGGTGTGAAG gCATATAGCTGTCCTATGTGGGCCCCACATTCTTACCTGTACCCTCTGCACCAGGCTTACATAGCTGCTTGCAGGATGTACCCAAAGGTTCAAGTTCCCGTGTATCCTCACAGCCTTTGGTTCTCAGAAGCTCCTTCATCCCAGAGTGAAAATGACTGTGCACGTACAGATACACACTTTCCAATGCCGACTGAAGCTACTGCTAATGATCGTGGGGCACAGGCTGAGACCGGGTCTCCAACATTCTCTTCACCTTTGGTTATCCCAACATCTCAGATGTCGGAGAGCCAAGGACAGATGCCTTATCAGGGCGATATTGAATCTGAGAACCCTGGGCAGTTGCTTCATGCTGATTATGATGAATCAATGGGCGGCAAGAACATATTTCCACAGCCATCCTTTGGACCTAATCCATTTTTAGGAGCAGTCCCCATTgcatctcctttcttccctcctttatgGTATGGATATCCATTTCAGGGTTTCATAGAAAATCCAGTAATGAGGCAGAACGTGATCCTGCCTCCTGATGAGAAAGGAGCACTAGATCACCCTCTGGACAACCCAGATCTGTCTAAAGAATGTAGTTCAGTTTCAGCAGCAGATCAATTTCAGGAAGTGAGAGGTGAAGCCACACTCCCCCTCCCCGCCAGCAGCGTAAGCAGTAAGCACGATGGCCAGGCCGAGCAGTCACTGCCTAGGACGCCTAAAGGGGAGAAAGCTTTTGCTCCCGGTTCCGTAGAAGCGAAGGCTCATCTTCCTCCTCAGATGTTAAACATAGAAAGAGAATCTCTGCCATTAGCTGTAGAACCCGAGCTTGTTAAAAGAACCGTAACCAATCCGAAAGAAAGAGCAGAGAAAGTCAAAGATTCCAGGGCCACTGATCACTTAGCCAGTCCGGTGGCCAGCTCGGTAGACAGGGTACAAAGAGCAAGGGAAGAGAGTTCTGAGGATGAGAACGAAGTGTCCAGTATCCTGAAGAGTGGTAGATCCAAGCAGTTCTACAATCAGACGTTCGGAGGCAGGAAGTATAAAAACGACTGGGGCTATTCTTCTGGTAGAGGAGGGTACCAGCATTCGAGAAATGACGAGTCTTGGAAAGGGCAGGCCAACAGAAGCAGGGAAGAAGGCTATCAGTATCATCGAAACTTTAGAGGGCGACCATACAGGGGAGATAGGAGAAGATCAGGGATGGGAGATGGTCACAGGGGACAGCACACTTAG